From Alosa sapidissima isolate fAloSap1 chromosome 7, fAloSap1.pri, whole genome shotgun sequence, the proteins below share one genomic window:
- the si:dkey-93l1.9 gene encoding ninjurin-2 isoform X1: MEREGRVPNGEDEALNKLEEEEIIGQTGHLNRPIDMNHYATKKSAAQSMLDVALLMANSSQLKTVLYVGPAYRFFIPLIVLLSLSITLQVVVGLLLVFIVKYDLNDVRKQRKLNTMNNVATVMVFFTVLINIFITALGFESSRVGLDIVPVPQMLGSDNHTGAG; encoded by the exons ATGGAGCGCGAAGGTCGAGTGCCCAATGGCGAAGATGAGGCTTTGAACAAATTGGAAGAAGAGGAA ATCATTGGCCAAACAGGGCACTTAAATCGGCCAATCGACATGAACCACTACGCCACCAAGAAGAGCGCGGCCCAGAGCATGCTGGATGTCGCCCTGCTGATGGCCAACTCATCGCAGCTGAAGACGGTCCTCTACGTGGGGCCTGCGTACCGCTTCTTCATCCCTCTCATTGTGCTCTTAAGTCTGTCTATCACACTGCAGGTGGTGGTGGGTCTTCTCCTGGTCTTCATCG TCAAGTATGATCTGAACGACGTAAGGAAACAGCGAAAACTCAACACCATGAACAATGTGGCCACAGTGATGGTTTTCTTCACAGTTCTCATCAACATCTTCATTACTGCTCTAGGATTCGAGTCCAGTCG GGTGGGCCTTGACATTGTTCCGGTTCCTCAAATGCTTGGGTCTGACAACCACACAGGTGCGGGGTAG
- the si:dkey-93l1.9 gene encoding ninjurin-1 isoform X2, which yields MEREGRVPNGEDEALNKLEEEEIIGQTGHLNRPIDMNHYATKKSAAQSMLDVALLMANSSQLKTVLYVGPAYRFFIPLIVLLSLSITLQVVVGLLLVFIVKYDLNDVRKQRKLNTMNNVATVMVFFTVLINIFITALGFESSR from the exons ATGGAGCGCGAAGGTCGAGTGCCCAATGGCGAAGATGAGGCTTTGAACAAATTGGAAGAAGAGGAA ATCATTGGCCAAACAGGGCACTTAAATCGGCCAATCGACATGAACCACTACGCCACCAAGAAGAGCGCGGCCCAGAGCATGCTGGATGTCGCCCTGCTGATGGCCAACTCATCGCAGCTGAAGACGGTCCTCTACGTGGGGCCTGCGTACCGCTTCTTCATCCCTCTCATTGTGCTCTTAAGTCTGTCTATCACACTGCAGGTGGTGGTGGGTCTTCTCCTGGTCTTCATCG TCAAGTATGATCTGAACGACGTAAGGAAACAGCGAAAACTCAACACCATGAACAATGTGGCCACAGTGATGGTTTTCTTCACAGTTCTCATCAACATCTTCATTACTGCTCTAGGATTCGAGTCCAGTCGGTGA
- the emd gene encoding emerin (Emery-Dreifuss muscular dystrophy), whose translation MADLSTKSVQEITDLLDEYGIKHGPVVGSTRSLYEKKLREAMTKGTPKPSSDKTYYREEEEEVEYIEYHPPVRNEGFGDVVRRPRNFEYNDEVDHHFEEPIINRSKASYQNTSYSMAPPLKASQKKPITEVPKSGGIPGWLRLLVFVIIAVFLYYVYSIMETQEENPFNRGIEA comes from the exons ATGGCAGATCTAAGCACCAAGTCAGTACAAGAGATCACTGATCTCCTGGATGAATACGGCATCAAGCATGGGCCTGTCGTTG GCAGCACCAGAAGCCTCTATGAGAAGAAGCTGAGAGAGGCCATGACCAAAGGTACCCCGAAACCGTCATCTGACAAGACATACTACAGAGAAGAGG AGGAAGAAGTCGAGTACATCGAATATCATCCACCG GTGAGAAATGAAGGCTTTGGGGATGT CGTCCGAAGACCAAGAAATTTTGAATACAACGATGAAGTTGATCACCACTTTGAAGA GCCCATCATTAACAGGTCAAAAGCGTCCTATCAGAACACGTCTTACTCCATGGCTCCGCCCCTAAAAGCTAGCCAGAAGAAGCCCATCACAGAAGTCCCCAAATCAGGTGGAATCCCGGGATGGCTGCGCTTGCTTGTGTTCGTCATCATAGCTGTATTTCTGTATTACGTATACTCAATCATGGAGACCCAGGAGGAAAACCCATTCAACAGGGGGATTGAAGCATAG